One window of the Pan troglodytes isolate AG18354 chromosome 12, NHGRI_mPanTro3-v2.0_pri, whole genome shotgun sequence genome contains the following:
- the WDR54 gene encoding WD repeat-containing protein 54 isoform X3 — protein sequence MVAADLEGPYEPGVRRADLGLQVHWCVLPFRVLLVLTSHRGIQMYESNGYTMVYWHALDSGDASPVQAVFARGIAASGHFICVGTWSGRVLVFDIPAKGPNIVLSEELAGHQMPITDIATEPAQGQDCVADMVTADDSGLLCVWRSGPEFTLLTRIPGFGVPCPSVQLWQGIIAAGYGNGQVHLYEATTGNLHVQINAHARAICALDLASEVGKLLSAGEDTFVHIWKLSRNPESGYIEVEHCHGECVSDTQLCGARFCDSSGNSFAVTGYDLAEIRRFSSV from the exons ATGGTGGCGGCGGATTTGGAGGGACCCTACGAACCAGGAGTCAGGCGAGCCGATCTGGGGCTGCAG GTCCACTGGTGTGTCCTCCCCTTCCGAGTGCTGCTGGTACTCACCTCACATCGAGGAATACAG ATGTACGAGTCCAATGGCTACACCATGGTCTACTGGCATGCACTGGACTCTGGAGATGCCTCCCCAG TACAGGCTGTGTTTGCCCGGGGAATTGCTGCCAGTGGCCACTTCATCTGTGTGG GAACGTGGTCAGGCCGGGTGCTGGTGTTTGACATCCCAGCAAAGGGTCCCAACATTGTACTGAGCGAGGAGCTGGCTGGGCACCAGATGCCAATCACAGACATTGCCACTGAGCCTGCCCAGGGACAG GATTGTGTGGCTGACATGGTGACGGCAGATGACTCAGGCTTGCTGTGTGTCTGGCGGTCAGGGCCAGAATTCACATTATTGACCCGCATTCCAGGATTTGG AGTTCCGTGCCCCTCTGTGCAGCTGTGGCAGGGGATCATAGCAGCAGGCTATGGGAACGGACAAGTGCATCTGTATGAGGCCACTACAGGAAATCTACATGTCCAGATCAATGCCCATGCCCGGGCCATCTGCGCCCTGGACCTGGCTTCTGAGGTGGGCAAG cTACTCTCTGCAGGTGAGGACACCTTTGTGCATATCTGGAAGCTGAGCAGAAACCCAGAGAGTGGCTACATTGAG GTGGAACACTGTCATGGTGAGTGTGTCTCCGACACCCAGCTGTGTGGTGCTCGATTTTGTGATTCCTCAGGCAACTCCTTTGCTGTGACTGGCTATGACCTTGCGGAGATCCGGAGATTCAGCAGTGTGTGA
- the RTKN gene encoding rhotekin isoform X3, whose translation MREGACKLLAACSQREQALEATKSLLVCNSRILSYMGELQRRKEAQVLGKTSRRPSDSGPPAERSPCRGRVCISDLRIPLMWKDTEYFKNKGDLHRWAVFLLLQLGEHIQDTEMILVDRTLTDISFQSNVLFAEAGPDFELRLELYGACVEEEGALTGGPKRLATKLSSSLGRSSGRRVRASLDSAGGSGSSPILLPTPAVGGPRYHLLAHTTLTLAAVQDGFRTHDLTLASHEENPAWLPLYGSVCCRLAAQPLCMTQPTASGTLRVQQAGEMQNWAQVHGVLKGTNLFCYRQPEDADTGEEPLLTIAVNKETRVRAGELDQALGRPFTLSISNQYGDDEVTHTLQTESREALQSWMEALWQLFFDMSQWKQCCDEIMKIETPAPRKPPQALAKQGSLYHEMAIEPLDDIAAVTDILTQREGARLETPPPWLAMFTNQPALPNPCSPASVAPAPAWTHPLPWGRPRTFSLDAVPPDHSPRARSVAPLPPQRSPRTRGLCSKGQPRTWLQSPV comes from the exons ATGAGGGAAGGGGCCTGTAAGCTGCTGGCAGCCTGCTCCCAGCGAGAGCAGGCTCTGGAGGCCACCAAGAGCCTGCTAGTGTGCAACAGCCGCATCCTCAGCTACATGGGCGAGCTGCAGCGGCGCAAGGAGGCGCAGGTGCTGGGGAAGACAAGCCGGCG GCCTTCTGACAGTGGCCCGCCCGCTGAGCGCTCCCCCTGCCGCGGCCGGGTCTGCATCTCTG ACCTCCGGATTCCACTCATGTGGAAGGACACAGAATATTTCAAGAACAAAGGTG ACTTGCACCGCTGGGCTGTGTTCCTGCTGCTGCAGCTGGGGGAACACATCCAGGACACAGAGATGATCCTAGTGGACAGGACCCTCACAGACATCTCCTTTCAGAGCAATGTGCTCTT CGCTGAGGCGGGGCCAGACTTTGAACTGCGGTTAGAGCTGTATGGGGCCTGTGTGGAAGAAGAGGGGGCCCTGACTGGCGGCCCCAAGAGGCTTGCCACCAAACTCAGCAGCTCCCTGGGCCGCTCCTCAGGGAGGCGTGTCCGGGCATCGCTGGACAGTGCTGGGGGTTCAGGGAGCAGTCCCATCTTGCTCCCCACCCCAGCTGTTGG TGGTCCTCGTTACCACCTCTTGGCTCACACCACACTCACCCTGGCAGCAGTGCAAGATGGATTCCGCACACATGACCTCACCCTTGCCAGTCATG AGGAGAaccctgcctggctgccccttTATGGTAGCGTGTGTTGCCGTCTGGCAGCTCAGCCTCTCTGCATGACTCAGCCCACTGCAAGTGGTACCCTCAGGGTGCAG CAAGCTGGGGAGATGCAGAACTGGGCACAAGTGCATGGAGTTCTGAAAGGCACAAACCTCTTCTGTTACCGGCAACCTGAGGATGCAGACACTGGGGAAGAGCCGCTGCTTACTATTGCTGTCAACAAG GAGACTCGAGTCCGGGCAGGGGAGCTGGACCAGGCTCTAGGACGGCCCTTCACCCTAAGCATCAGTAACCAGTATGGGGATGATGAGGTGACACACACCCTTCAGACAGAAAGTCGGGAAGCCCTGCAGAGCTGGATGGAGGCTCTGTGGCAGCTTTTCTTTGACATGA GCCAGTGGAAGCAATGCTGTGATGAAATCATGAAAATTGAAACTCCTGCTCCCCGGAAACCACCCCAAGCACTGGCAAAGCAGGGGTCCTTGTACCATGAGATGG CTATTGAGCCGCTGGATGACATCGCAGCGGTGACAGACATCCTGACCCAGCGGGAGGGCGCAAGGCTGGAGACACCCCCACCCTGGCTGGCAATGTTTACAAACCAGCCTGCCCTGCCTAACCCCTGCTCGCCTGCCTCAgtggccccagccccagcctggacCCACCCCCTGCCCTGGGGGAGACCCCGAACCTTTTCCCTGGATGCTGTCCCCCCAGACCACTCCCCTAGGGCTCGCTCGGTTGcccccctcccacctcagcgatCCCCACGGACCAGAGGCCTCTGCAGCAAAGGCCAACCTCGCACTTGGCTCCAGTCACCAGTGTGA
- the WDR54 gene encoding WD repeat-containing protein 54 isoform X2, which yields MFRWERSIPLRGSAAALCNNLSVLQLPARNLTYFGVVHGPSAQLLSAAPEGVPLAQRQLHAKEGAGVSPPLITQVHWCVLPFRVLLVLTSHRGIQMYESNGYTMVYWHALDSGDASPVQAVFARGIAASGHFICVGTWSGRVLVFDIPAKGPNIVLSEELAGHQMPITDIATEPAQGQDCVADMVTADDSGLLCVWRSGPEFTLLTRIPGFGVPCPSVQLWQGIIAAGYGNGQVHLYEATTGNLHVQINAHARAICALDLASEVGKLLSAGEDTFVHIWKLSRNPESGYIEATPLL from the exons ATGTTCCGCTGGGAGCGCTCCATTCCCCTGCGAGGCTCGGCCGCCGCCCTGTGCAACAACCTCAGTGTGCTGCAGCTGCCGGCTCGCAACCTCACGTATTTTGGCGTGGTTCATGGACCAAGCGCCCAGCTTCTCAGCGCTGCTCCTGAGGGTGTGCCCTTGGCCCAGCGCCAGCTCCACGCTAAGGAGGGTGCTGGAGTGAGTCCCCCACTTATCACTCAG GTCCACTGGTGTGTCCTCCCCTTCCGAGTGCTGCTGGTACTCACCTCACATCGAGGAATACAG ATGTACGAGTCCAATGGCTACACCATGGTCTACTGGCATGCACTGGACTCTGGAGATGCCTCCCCAG TACAGGCTGTGTTTGCCCGGGGAATTGCTGCCAGTGGCCACTTCATCTGTGTGG GAACGTGGTCAGGCCGGGTGCTGGTGTTTGACATCCCAGCAAAGGGTCCCAACATTGTACTGAGCGAGGAGCTGGCTGGGCACCAGATGCCAATCACAGACATTGCCACTGAGCCTGCCCAGGGACAG GATTGTGTGGCTGACATGGTGACGGCAGATGACTCAGGCTTGCTGTGTGTCTGGCGGTCAGGGCCAGAATTCACATTATTGACCCGCATTCCAGGATTTGG AGTTCCGTGCCCCTCTGTGCAGCTGTGGCAGGGGATCATAGCAGCAGGCTATGGGAACGGACAAGTGCATCTGTATGAGGCCACTACAGGAAATCTACATGTCCAGATCAATGCCCATGCCCGGGCCATCTGCGCCCTGGACCTGGCTTCTGAGGTGGGCAAG cTACTCTCTGCAGGTGAGGACACCTTTGTGCATATCTGGAAGCTGAGCAGAAACCCAGAGAGTGGCTACATTGAG GCAACTCCTTTGCTGTGA
- the RTKN gene encoding rhotekin isoform X4 has translation MFSRNHRSRVTVARGSALEMEFKRGRFRLSLFSDLPEDTELQRKLDHEIRMREGACKLLAACSQREQALEATKSLLVCNSRILSYMGELQRRKEAQVLGKTSRRPSDSGPPAERSPCRGRVCISDLRIPLMWKDTEYFKNKGDLHRWAVFLLLQLGEHIQDTEMILVDRTLTDISFQSNVLFAEAGPDFELRLELYGACVEEEGALTGGPKRLATKLSSSLGRSSGRRVRASLDSAGGSGSSPILLPTPAVGGPRYHLLAHTTLTLAAVQDGFRTHDLTLASHEENPAWLPLYGSVCCRLAAQPLCMTQPTASGTLRVQQAGEMQNWAQVHGVLKGTNLFCYRQPEDADTGEEPLLTIAVNKETRVRAGELDQALGRPFTLSISNQYGDDEVTHTLQTESREALQSWMEALWQLFFDMSQWKQCCDEIMKIETPAPRKPPQALAKQGSLYHEMVLSEPVAPGGPGEGLLLQDNAISAEIRALLSSYYSDR, from the exons GACACGGAGTTGCAGAGGAAGCTAGACCATGAGATCCGGATGAGGGAAGGGGCCTGTAAGCTGCTGGCAGCCTGCTCCCAGCGAGAGCAGGCTCTGGAGGCCACCAAGAGCCTGCTAGTGTGCAACAGCCGCATCCTCAGCTACATGGGCGAGCTGCAGCGGCGCAAGGAGGCGCAGGTGCTGGGGAAGACAAGCCGGCG GCCTTCTGACAGTGGCCCGCCCGCTGAGCGCTCCCCCTGCCGCGGCCGGGTCTGCATCTCTG ACCTCCGGATTCCACTCATGTGGAAGGACACAGAATATTTCAAGAACAAAGGTG ACTTGCACCGCTGGGCTGTGTTCCTGCTGCTGCAGCTGGGGGAACACATCCAGGACACAGAGATGATCCTAGTGGACAGGACCCTCACAGACATCTCCTTTCAGAGCAATGTGCTCTT CGCTGAGGCGGGGCCAGACTTTGAACTGCGGTTAGAGCTGTATGGGGCCTGTGTGGAAGAAGAGGGGGCCCTGACTGGCGGCCCCAAGAGGCTTGCCACCAAACTCAGCAGCTCCCTGGGCCGCTCCTCAGGGAGGCGTGTCCGGGCATCGCTGGACAGTGCTGGGGGTTCAGGGAGCAGTCCCATCTTGCTCCCCACCCCAGCTGTTGG TGGTCCTCGTTACCACCTCTTGGCTCACACCACACTCACCCTGGCAGCAGTGCAAGATGGATTCCGCACACATGACCTCACCCTTGCCAGTCATG AGGAGAaccctgcctggctgccccttTATGGTAGCGTGTGTTGCCGTCTGGCAGCTCAGCCTCTCTGCATGACTCAGCCCACTGCAAGTGGTACCCTCAGGGTGCAG CAAGCTGGGGAGATGCAGAACTGGGCACAAGTGCATGGAGTTCTGAAAGGCACAAACCTCTTCTGTTACCGGCAACCTGAGGATGCAGACACTGGGGAAGAGCCGCTGCTTACTATTGCTGTCAACAAG GAGACTCGAGTCCGGGCAGGGGAGCTGGACCAGGCTCTAGGACGGCCCTTCACCCTAAGCATCAGTAACCAGTATGGGGATGATGAGGTGACACACACCCTTCAGACAGAAAGTCGGGAAGCCCTGCAGAGCTGGATGGAGGCTCTGTGGCAGCTTTTCTTTGACATGA GCCAGTGGAAGCAATGCTGTGATGAAATCATGAAAATTGAAACTCCTGCTCCCCGGAAACCACCCCAAGCACTGGCAAAGCAGGGGTCCTTGTACCATGAGATGG TCTTATCAGAGCCTGTAGCCCCAGGGGGCCCAGGTGAGGGGCTGCTCCTGCAGGATAACGCAATCTCCGCTGAGATCCGGGCTTTGCTTTCCTCCTATTACAGTGACAGGTGA
- the WDR54 gene encoding WD repeat-containing protein 54 isoform X4, giving the protein MVAADLEGPYEPGVRRADLGLQVHWCVLPFRVLLVLTSHRGIQMYESNGYTMVYWHALDSGDASPVQAVFARGIAASGHFICVGTWSGRVLVFDIPAKGPNIVLSEELAGHQMPITDIATEPAQGQDCVADMVTADDSGLLCVWRSGPEFTLLTRIPGFGVPCPSVQLWQGIIAAGYGNGQVHLYEATTGNLHVQINAHARAICALDLASEVGKLLSAGEDTFVHIWKLSRNPESGYIEATPLL; this is encoded by the exons ATGGTGGCGGCGGATTTGGAGGGACCCTACGAACCAGGAGTCAGGCGAGCCGATCTGGGGCTGCAG GTCCACTGGTGTGTCCTCCCCTTCCGAGTGCTGCTGGTACTCACCTCACATCGAGGAATACAG ATGTACGAGTCCAATGGCTACACCATGGTCTACTGGCATGCACTGGACTCTGGAGATGCCTCCCCAG TACAGGCTGTGTTTGCCCGGGGAATTGCTGCCAGTGGCCACTTCATCTGTGTGG GAACGTGGTCAGGCCGGGTGCTGGTGTTTGACATCCCAGCAAAGGGTCCCAACATTGTACTGAGCGAGGAGCTGGCTGGGCACCAGATGCCAATCACAGACATTGCCACTGAGCCTGCCCAGGGACAG GATTGTGTGGCTGACATGGTGACGGCAGATGACTCAGGCTTGCTGTGTGTCTGGCGGTCAGGGCCAGAATTCACATTATTGACCCGCATTCCAGGATTTGG AGTTCCGTGCCCCTCTGTGCAGCTGTGGCAGGGGATCATAGCAGCAGGCTATGGGAACGGACAAGTGCATCTGTATGAGGCCACTACAGGAAATCTACATGTCCAGATCAATGCCCATGCCCGGGCCATCTGCGCCCTGGACCTGGCTTCTGAGGTGGGCAAG cTACTCTCTGCAGGTGAGGACACCTTTGTGCATATCTGGAAGCTGAGCAGAAACCCAGAGAGTGGCTACATTGAG GCAACTCCTTTGCTGTGA
- the RTKN gene encoding rhotekin isoform X1 — MFSRNHRSRVTVARGSALEMEFKRGRFRLSLFSDLPEDTELQRKLDHEIRMREGACKLLAACSQREQALEATKSLLVCNSRILSYMGELQRRKEAQVLGKTSRRPSDSGPPAERSPCRGRVCISDLRIPLMWKDTEYFKNKGDLHRWAVFLLLQLGEHIQDTEMILVDRTLTDISFQSNVLFAEAGPDFELRLELYGACVEEEGALTGGPKRLATKLSSSLGRSSGRRVRASLDSAGGSGSSPILLPTPAVGGPRYHLLAHTTLTLAAVQDGFRTHDLTLASHEENPAWLPLYGSVCCRLAAQPLCMTQPTASGTLRVQQAGEMQNWAQVHGVLKGTNLFCYRQPEDADTGEEPLLTIAVNKETRVRAGELDQALGRPFTLSISNQYGDDEVTHTLQTESREALQSWMEALWQLFFDMSQWKQCCDEIMKIETPAPRKPPQALAKQGSLYHEMAIEPLDDIAAVTDILTQREGARLETPPPWLAMFTNQPALPNPCSPASVAPAPAWTHPLPWGRPRTFSLDAVPPDHSPRARSVAPLPPQRSPRTRGLCSKGQPRTWLQSPV, encoded by the exons GACACGGAGTTGCAGAGGAAGCTAGACCATGAGATCCGGATGAGGGAAGGGGCCTGTAAGCTGCTGGCAGCCTGCTCCCAGCGAGAGCAGGCTCTGGAGGCCACCAAGAGCCTGCTAGTGTGCAACAGCCGCATCCTCAGCTACATGGGCGAGCTGCAGCGGCGCAAGGAGGCGCAGGTGCTGGGGAAGACAAGCCGGCG GCCTTCTGACAGTGGCCCGCCCGCTGAGCGCTCCCCCTGCCGCGGCCGGGTCTGCATCTCTG ACCTCCGGATTCCACTCATGTGGAAGGACACAGAATATTTCAAGAACAAAGGTG ACTTGCACCGCTGGGCTGTGTTCCTGCTGCTGCAGCTGGGGGAACACATCCAGGACACAGAGATGATCCTAGTGGACAGGACCCTCACAGACATCTCCTTTCAGAGCAATGTGCTCTT CGCTGAGGCGGGGCCAGACTTTGAACTGCGGTTAGAGCTGTATGGGGCCTGTGTGGAAGAAGAGGGGGCCCTGACTGGCGGCCCCAAGAGGCTTGCCACCAAACTCAGCAGCTCCCTGGGCCGCTCCTCAGGGAGGCGTGTCCGGGCATCGCTGGACAGTGCTGGGGGTTCAGGGAGCAGTCCCATCTTGCTCCCCACCCCAGCTGTTGG TGGTCCTCGTTACCACCTCTTGGCTCACACCACACTCACCCTGGCAGCAGTGCAAGATGGATTCCGCACACATGACCTCACCCTTGCCAGTCATG AGGAGAaccctgcctggctgccccttTATGGTAGCGTGTGTTGCCGTCTGGCAGCTCAGCCTCTCTGCATGACTCAGCCCACTGCAAGTGGTACCCTCAGGGTGCAG CAAGCTGGGGAGATGCAGAACTGGGCACAAGTGCATGGAGTTCTGAAAGGCACAAACCTCTTCTGTTACCGGCAACCTGAGGATGCAGACACTGGGGAAGAGCCGCTGCTTACTATTGCTGTCAACAAG GAGACTCGAGTCCGGGCAGGGGAGCTGGACCAGGCTCTAGGACGGCCCTTCACCCTAAGCATCAGTAACCAGTATGGGGATGATGAGGTGACACACACCCTTCAGACAGAAAGTCGGGAAGCCCTGCAGAGCTGGATGGAGGCTCTGTGGCAGCTTTTCTTTGACATGA GCCAGTGGAAGCAATGCTGTGATGAAATCATGAAAATTGAAACTCCTGCTCCCCGGAAACCACCCCAAGCACTGGCAAAGCAGGGGTCCTTGTACCATGAGATGG CTATTGAGCCGCTGGATGACATCGCAGCGGTGACAGACATCCTGACCCAGCGGGAGGGCGCAAGGCTGGAGACACCCCCACCCTGGCTGGCAATGTTTACAAACCAGCCTGCCCTGCCTAACCCCTGCTCGCCTGCCTCAgtggccccagccccagcctggacCCACCCCCTGCCCTGGGGGAGACCCCGAACCTTTTCCCTGGATGCTGTCCCCCCAGACCACTCCCCTAGGGCTCGCTCGGTTGcccccctcccacctcagcgatCCCCACGGACCAGAGGCCTCTGCAGCAAAGGCCAACCTCGCACTTGGCTCCAGTCACCAGTGTGA
- the WDR54 gene encoding WD repeat-containing protein 54 isoform X1, with translation MFRWERSIPLRGSAAALCNNLSVLQLPARNLTYFGVVHGPSAQLLSAAPEGVPLAQRQLHAKEGAGVSPPLITQVHWCVLPFRVLLVLTSHRGIQMYESNGYTMVYWHALDSGDASPVQAVFARGIAASGHFICVGTWSGRVLVFDIPAKGPNIVLSEELAGHQMPITDIATEPAQGQDCVADMVTADDSGLLCVWRSGPEFTLLTRIPGFGVPCPSVQLWQGIIAAGYGNGQVHLYEATTGNLHVQINAHARAICALDLASEVGKLLSAGEDTFVHIWKLSRNPESGYIEVEHCHGECVSDTQLCGARFCDSSGNSFAVTGYDLAEIRRFSSV, from the exons ATGTTCCGCTGGGAGCGCTCCATTCCCCTGCGAGGCTCGGCCGCCGCCCTGTGCAACAACCTCAGTGTGCTGCAGCTGCCGGCTCGCAACCTCACGTATTTTGGCGTGGTTCATGGACCAAGCGCCCAGCTTCTCAGCGCTGCTCCTGAGGGTGTGCCCTTGGCCCAGCGCCAGCTCCACGCTAAGGAGGGTGCTGGAGTGAGTCCCCCACTTATCACTCAG GTCCACTGGTGTGTCCTCCCCTTCCGAGTGCTGCTGGTACTCACCTCACATCGAGGAATACAG ATGTACGAGTCCAATGGCTACACCATGGTCTACTGGCATGCACTGGACTCTGGAGATGCCTCCCCAG TACAGGCTGTGTTTGCCCGGGGAATTGCTGCCAGTGGCCACTTCATCTGTGTGG GAACGTGGTCAGGCCGGGTGCTGGTGTTTGACATCCCAGCAAAGGGTCCCAACATTGTACTGAGCGAGGAGCTGGCTGGGCACCAGATGCCAATCACAGACATTGCCACTGAGCCTGCCCAGGGACAG GATTGTGTGGCTGACATGGTGACGGCAGATGACTCAGGCTTGCTGTGTGTCTGGCGGTCAGGGCCAGAATTCACATTATTGACCCGCATTCCAGGATTTGG AGTTCCGTGCCCCTCTGTGCAGCTGTGGCAGGGGATCATAGCAGCAGGCTATGGGAACGGACAAGTGCATCTGTATGAGGCCACTACAGGAAATCTACATGTCCAGATCAATGCCCATGCCCGGGCCATCTGCGCCCTGGACCTGGCTTCTGAGGTGGGCAAG cTACTCTCTGCAGGTGAGGACACCTTTGTGCATATCTGGAAGCTGAGCAGAAACCCAGAGAGTGGCTACATTGAG GTGGAACACTGTCATGGTGAGTGTGTCTCCGACACCCAGCTGTGTGGTGCTCGATTTTGTGATTCCTCAGGCAACTCCTTTGCTGTGACTGGCTATGACCTTGCGGAGATCCGGAGATTCAGCAGTGTGTGA
- the RTKN gene encoding rhotekin isoform X2 has product MQDRLHILEDLNMLYIRQMALSLEDTELQRKLDHEIRMREGACKLLAACSQREQALEATKSLLVCNSRILSYMGELQRRKEAQVLGKTSRRPSDSGPPAERSPCRGRVCISDLRIPLMWKDTEYFKNKGDLHRWAVFLLLQLGEHIQDTEMILVDRTLTDISFQSNVLFAEAGPDFELRLELYGACVEEEGALTGGPKRLATKLSSSLGRSSGRRVRASLDSAGGSGSSPILLPTPAVGGPRYHLLAHTTLTLAAVQDGFRTHDLTLASHEENPAWLPLYGSVCCRLAAQPLCMTQPTASGTLRVQQAGEMQNWAQVHGVLKGTNLFCYRQPEDADTGEEPLLTIAVNKETRVRAGELDQALGRPFTLSISNQYGDDEVTHTLQTESREALQSWMEALWQLFFDMSQWKQCCDEIMKIETPAPRKPPQALAKQGSLYHEMAIEPLDDIAAVTDILTQREGARLETPPPWLAMFTNQPALPNPCSPASVAPAPAWTHPLPWGRPRTFSLDAVPPDHSPRARSVAPLPPQRSPRTRGLCSKGQPRTWLQSPV; this is encoded by the exons GACACGGAGTTGCAGAGGAAGCTAGACCATGAGATCCGGATGAGGGAAGGGGCCTGTAAGCTGCTGGCAGCCTGCTCCCAGCGAGAGCAGGCTCTGGAGGCCACCAAGAGCCTGCTAGTGTGCAACAGCCGCATCCTCAGCTACATGGGCGAGCTGCAGCGGCGCAAGGAGGCGCAGGTGCTGGGGAAGACAAGCCGGCG GCCTTCTGACAGTGGCCCGCCCGCTGAGCGCTCCCCCTGCCGCGGCCGGGTCTGCATCTCTG ACCTCCGGATTCCACTCATGTGGAAGGACACAGAATATTTCAAGAACAAAGGTG ACTTGCACCGCTGGGCTGTGTTCCTGCTGCTGCAGCTGGGGGAACACATCCAGGACACAGAGATGATCCTAGTGGACAGGACCCTCACAGACATCTCCTTTCAGAGCAATGTGCTCTT CGCTGAGGCGGGGCCAGACTTTGAACTGCGGTTAGAGCTGTATGGGGCCTGTGTGGAAGAAGAGGGGGCCCTGACTGGCGGCCCCAAGAGGCTTGCCACCAAACTCAGCAGCTCCCTGGGCCGCTCCTCAGGGAGGCGTGTCCGGGCATCGCTGGACAGTGCTGGGGGTTCAGGGAGCAGTCCCATCTTGCTCCCCACCCCAGCTGTTGG TGGTCCTCGTTACCACCTCTTGGCTCACACCACACTCACCCTGGCAGCAGTGCAAGATGGATTCCGCACACATGACCTCACCCTTGCCAGTCATG AGGAGAaccctgcctggctgccccttTATGGTAGCGTGTGTTGCCGTCTGGCAGCTCAGCCTCTCTGCATGACTCAGCCCACTGCAAGTGGTACCCTCAGGGTGCAG CAAGCTGGGGAGATGCAGAACTGGGCACAAGTGCATGGAGTTCTGAAAGGCACAAACCTCTTCTGTTACCGGCAACCTGAGGATGCAGACACTGGGGAAGAGCCGCTGCTTACTATTGCTGTCAACAAG GAGACTCGAGTCCGGGCAGGGGAGCTGGACCAGGCTCTAGGACGGCCCTTCACCCTAAGCATCAGTAACCAGTATGGGGATGATGAGGTGACACACACCCTTCAGACAGAAAGTCGGGAAGCCCTGCAGAGCTGGATGGAGGCTCTGTGGCAGCTTTTCTTTGACATGA GCCAGTGGAAGCAATGCTGTGATGAAATCATGAAAATTGAAACTCCTGCTCCCCGGAAACCACCCCAAGCACTGGCAAAGCAGGGGTCCTTGTACCATGAGATGG CTATTGAGCCGCTGGATGACATCGCAGCGGTGACAGACATCCTGACCCAGCGGGAGGGCGCAAGGCTGGAGACACCCCCACCCTGGCTGGCAATGTTTACAAACCAGCCTGCCCTGCCTAACCCCTGCTCGCCTGCCTCAgtggccccagccccagcctggacCCACCCCCTGCCCTGGGGGAGACCCCGAACCTTTTCCCTGGATGCTGTCCCCCCAGACCACTCCCCTAGGGCTCGCTCGGTTGcccccctcccacctcagcgatCCCCACGGACCAGAGGCCTCTGCAGCAAAGGCCAACCTCGCACTTGGCTCCAGTCACCAGTGTGA